One genomic segment of Thermosipho africanus Ob7 includes these proteins:
- a CDS encoding acyltransferase has protein sequence MKTSFYTPEELKELGFKSIGKNVLISRKASIYKPELIEIGDNVRIDDFCILSGKIKLGSFIHIAAGCYLFAGEAGIIMEDFSGLSSRVSVYAITDDYSGEFLTNPMVPEKYRNIISEPVIIKKHGLIGTGATILPGVTIGEGAAVGSMALVNKDIPEWTIAVGIPAKPVKERKRDLLELEKRLYEELKLR, from the coding sequence ATGAAAACAAGTTTTTATACACCCGAAGAATTGAAAGAATTAGGGTTTAAATCAATAGGGAAGAATGTTTTAATAAGTAGAAAAGCTTCGATATATAAGCCAGAATTAATTGAGATAGGAGATAACGTTAGGATAGATGACTTTTGCATTTTGTCAGGGAAGATAAAGCTTGGAAGTTTTATACACATAGCAGCAGGTTGTTATTTGTTTGCTGGAGAAGCAGGAATAATCATGGAAGATTTTAGTGGTTTGTCAAGTAGAGTAAGTGTTTATGCTATTACCGATGATTACTCAGGAGAATTTTTAACAAATCCAATGGTACCAGAAAAATACAGAAACATTATATCTGAACCAGTAATTATAAAAAAACATGGATTGATTGGAACAGGTGCGACAATACTTCCAGGCGTTACGATAGGAGAAGGAGCAGCAGTGGGAAGCATGGCACTAGTAAATAAAGATATACCAGAATGGACTATTGCTGTTGGAATACCGGCAAAGCCTGTAAAGGAAAGAAAAAGAGATTTACTTGAACTTGAAAAAAGATTATATGAAGAATTAAAGTTGAGGTGA
- the rfbA gene encoding glucose-1-phosphate thymidylyltransferase RfbA yields MKGIILSGGKATRLYPATISVSKQLLPVYDKPMIYYPLSILLFAGIREILIITNPEFLPLYQKLLDDGSQLGIKITYKEQLKPRGIADAFLVGEEFIGDSNVALILGDNLFFGQSFGQAVQKAAQFKEGAVVFAYPVRNPKDFGVVEFDKNGKAISLEEKPEKPKSNWAVPGLYFYDNKVVEIAKNLKPSARGELEITDVNKEYLKKGELKVIPLGRGVAWLDTGTPEGLLEASNFVATIQKRQGFYIACIEEVAYRMGYITREQLYELGKKQEKTDYGKYILELAGEIK; encoded by the coding sequence ATGAAAGGGATAATACTTTCAGGAGGAAAGGCAACAAGGCTTTATCCAGCAACGATATCAGTAAGCAAACAACTATTACCGGTATATGACAAACCAATGATATATTATCCACTATCAATTTTATTATTTGCAGGTATAAGAGAAATACTAATAATAACCAACCCAGAATTTTTGCCATTATACCAAAAATTGCTTGATGATGGTTCACAATTGGGGATAAAAATAACATATAAGGAGCAACTTAAACCAAGAGGGATAGCAGATGCATTTTTAGTAGGAGAAGAATTTATAGGAGATTCAAATGTAGCACTTATATTAGGTGACAACTTATTCTTTGGTCAAAGCTTTGGTCAGGCAGTGCAAAAAGCTGCTCAATTTAAAGAAGGGGCTGTTGTTTTTGCGTATCCTGTACGTAATCCAAAAGACTTTGGTGTGGTGGAATTTGATAAAAATGGAAAAGCAATATCGCTAGAAGAAAAGCCAGAAAAGCCAAAATCGAATTGGGCAGTACCAGGGCTTTACTTTTATGATAATAAAGTTGTAGAAATAGCAAAAAATCTAAAGCCGTCGGCACGTGGAGAATTAGAAATTACCGATGTAAATAAAGAATATCTTAAAAAGGGGGAATTAAAAGTAATACCTCTAGGCAGGGGAGTTGCGTGGCTTGATACAGGGACTCCCGAAGGATTGCTTGAGGCATCAAACTTTGTAGCAACGATACAAAAAAGGCAAGGATTTTACATAGCATGTATAGAAGAAGTAGCGTATAGAATGGGATATATAACAAGAGAGCAGTTATATGAACTTGGGAAAAAACAAGAAAAAACAGATTATGGAAAATACATTTTAGAATTGGCTGGTGAAATTAAATGA
- a CDS encoding exopolysaccharide transport family protein, producing the protein MDNNQIDELTLSDILKIFKKRKLWFWAVFILTILATGVYLYFFATPIYEVSTKVKIPARSGASSLSSLSSLSGAVALILGGSSAAPGISDQIEIIKSRKTLTKVIEQLNLLEYFRNKVKDEEAKKNITINYVISTLQEEIITVEPLKDTSFIEIKVSLDDKELAYKISKALIDAYTEVSSELNKDENTYMIEFIEKQLPVTEKELAEIEEKLKNFKQTKSVLPSKEAELLLDALSEIDKQYFATKIQYQETLTKLDELKKSVSDVKDLIEKLKYVPNSPIIASLREKLTEYQIEYNALLQKYSEDSVEVSEYKARIEEAQKRIQQEVKNIISSQLNTDDPILSSISSELVTTQSSIEILKASLNALLSLKTELENQIKKLPEIEQEYLSLQRDYQLKQSAYVLLKSKLEEAKLTTAGLNLNVPIIVDEPFIPEKPAKPNKKLTLAIGGVLGIFLGILAVFLSEASDKKIRDSFDIEKLIEKEPIVLTGSSDFTNLKFLNDIKTIALNLLKEGTPKTIGVTSIGKVEEKDDVTLRLAEFFSSTGNTILIDFEGKYIARGLKGTDKNNIYNFKENLDVFSAAKTSEMSEFLKLVNSFEKDFENIKQNYDYIIFNLPNYENPDVLAFVKYCEKFVLIAKKDVSEKESFLKAYAELKESVVVLKK; encoded by the coding sequence ATGGATAACAACCAAATAGATGAATTAACATTATCTGACATTCTAAAAATTTTCAAAAAGAGGAAACTTTGGTTTTGGGCAGTATTTATACTTACGATCCTTGCTACAGGAGTCTATTTATACTTTTTTGCAACTCCTATTTATGAAGTTTCTACTAAAGTTAAAATACCTGCAAGAAGTGGTGCCTCGTCACTTTCATCATTATCATCTCTTTCGGGAGCTGTTGCTTTAATTTTGGGAGGTAGTAGCGCTGCGCCTGGCATTTCAGATCAGATAGAGATTATAAAGAGCAGAAAGACTCTTACAAAGGTTATTGAGCAATTAAATCTTCTTGAATATTTTAGAAATAAAGTAAAAGATGAAGAGGCAAAGAAAAATATAACTATAAATTATGTTATATCTACACTTCAGGAAGAAATAATAACTGTGGAACCTTTAAAAGACACTTCATTTATTGAAATAAAAGTTAGTTTAGATGATAAAGAGCTTGCATACAAAATTTCTAAAGCACTTATAGATGCATATACAGAAGTTTCAAGCGAATTAAATAAAGATGAAAATACGTATATGATTGAATTTATAGAAAAGCAACTACCTGTTACTGAAAAAGAGCTTGCTGAAATAGAAGAAAAGTTAAAAAATTTCAAGCAAACAAAGTCAGTTCTTCCCTCAAAAGAAGCTGAATTGCTTTTGGATGCACTTTCTGAAATTGACAAGCAGTATTTTGCAACAAAGATACAATATCAAGAAACATTGACAAAGCTTGATGAACTAAAAAAATCTGTATCAGACGTAAAAGACCTTATAGAAAAGCTTAAATATGTTCCTAATAGTCCTATAATAGCATCTTTGCGTGAGAAATTAACGGAATATCAAATAGAATATAACGCACTGCTTCAAAAATATTCAGAAGACTCTGTCGAAGTTTCTGAATACAAAGCAAGAATAGAAGAGGCTCAAAAAAGAATTCAACAAGAGGTTAAAAATATTATTTCAAGCCAGCTAAATACAGATGATCCTATTTTAAGTAGTATTTCATCCGAACTTGTTACTACTCAATCTTCTATTGAGATTCTCAAGGCAAGCCTTAATGCACTATTAAGTTTAAAAACTGAGCTAGAAAATCAAATAAAAAAACTGCCGGAAATTGAGCAAGAATATTTATCACTTCAAAGAGATTATCAATTAAAACAGAGTGCATATGTTCTTTTAAAGTCAAAACTTGAAGAAGCAAAACTTACAACTGCAGGGCTTAATTTAAATGTCCCTATAATTGTTGATGAGCCATTTATTCCTGAAAAACCTGCAAAACCAAACAAGAAACTTACTTTGGCTATTGGTGGAGTTCTTGGAATTTTCCTTGGGATTTTGGCTGTATTTTTGTCAGAGGCAAGTGATAAGAAGATTAGAGACTCGTTTGATATAGAAAAGCTTATTGAAAAAGAACCAATAGTTCTTACAGGTAGTAGCGATTTTACAAACTTGAAATTTTTAAACGATATTAAAACAATTGCGTTGAACTTACTTAAAGAAGGAACACCAAAAACTATTGGTGTTACAAGCATTGGAAAAGTTGAAGAAAAGGATGATGTTACTTTAAGACTTGCAGAATTTTTCTCATCAACAGGTAATACTATTTTGATTGATTTTGAAGGCAAATATATTGCAAGAGGCTTGAAAGGAACTGATAAAAATAATATTTACAATTTCAAGGAAAATTTAGACGTGTTTTCTGCAGCCAAAACATCTGAAATGTCTGAATTTTTGAAATTGGTTAATAGCTTTGAAAAAGATTTTGAAAATATTAAGCAAAATTATGACTATATAATCTTTAACTTACCAAACTATGAAAATCCTGATGTTTTGGCATTTGTAAAATACTGCGAAAAATTTGTTTTGATTGCAAAAAAAGATGTTAGTGAAAAAGAAAGTTTCTTAAAGGCATATGCCGAATTAAAAGAATCAGTAGTTGTCCTAAAAAAATGA
- a CDS encoding polysaccharide biosynthesis/export family protein — protein MKKVIILFLVVFVVSIFSYTVRVGDTLTIEVLNQPQLSRTVKVAFDGTIPYPYAGNIKVVGKTVEEIAQILKPYVEKIVRDPQITVYVEEYAPMLVFIQGAVNKVFDISVYPGITLTKLFSFVGISKDSDVDFENVQIKRGDNIISVNLLPYFYQGRFDKDIVLKEGDIIYIPPLLDSKTIKVMGAYTLEIPYEPDIKLSNVLLKLGPLDEKSADIENAKIFIDGKVIEINLKEVISNKKDIELSAGSRIYIPKIPEFYVYIQGYVKNKGEIEFLADEKKTLKILLAKAGLLDEEVENEGIVVINNEKKLNAKDVVFGEQDYNLNKGDIVQVLYEPFTVNVVGLKGGSVTLLHNEPRTLPYLIKKIGISQPESIESVQLVRNGKIQDFDINTLIYQNPSIPLEKNDTIVIKSSQANAVYLTGDIASYVGFALNEKITLQRILAKVGLSDYRKIESITLNGEKLDFNKDMEIEKGSILNVTLKKPIYVTAMGYIKNTGRVEFNYYETADLKTLFGKLGGLIVGPDLYYTSDKVYVIRNGKVVNTLDAQKIYNGEENMMLEDNDFVFVTEKAPRYVYVLGKGVLNSIVKFKNTEEFDFKTLISKIGGIKDGISKTVTILNGSTKTTFTWNEYTNMELENGSTIIFDIDTKNYVFVVDESGRPNMFYLSKENTTLYELMSKVNINKAYKFVKLTRDATEKIIDISNIEYTLSFNVKPGDIIKVIDAPQNIAYVLGEVNRPGVISVNEGTTVLEAIISAGYFGAKAAPSSVYLYKGGIDGEAIKVNLSGAIRGGNIKENPKIEPGDIVYVPADAFKTALDWVPVIRSLIGLYNDVNGLIN, from the coding sequence ATGAAAAAAGTTATCATTTTATTCTTGGTTGTCTTTGTTGTAAGCATTTTTTCATACACCGTAAGAGTAGGAGATACTTTAACAATTGAAGTTTTAAACCAACCTCAACTTTCAAGAACAGTTAAAGTAGCATTTGATGGAACTATTCCTTATCCATATGCTGGGAATATAAAGGTTGTTGGAAAAACAGTTGAAGAAATAGCCCAAATACTAAAACCATATGTTGAAAAAATTGTTAGGGATCCACAAATTACGGTTTATGTTGAAGAATACGCTCCAATGCTAGTTTTTATCCAAGGGGCAGTTAACAAGGTATTTGATATTTCTGTTTATCCAGGCATAACTTTAACAAAGTTATTTTCTTTTGTTGGTATTTCAAAAGATTCAGATGTCGATTTTGAAAATGTTCAAATAAAACGTGGGGATAATATAATTTCAGTTAATCTTTTGCCATATTTTTATCAAGGAAGATTTGACAAAGATATAGTTTTAAAAGAAGGGGACATAATTTATATTCCACCACTTCTAGATAGTAAAACAATAAAGGTTATGGGTGCATATACTCTTGAAATTCCATATGAACCTGATATTAAATTAAGTAATGTTCTTTTAAAACTTGGACCACTAGATGAAAAATCTGCAGATATTGAAAATGCAAAAATATTTATAGATGGAAAAGTTATTGAAATTAATCTTAAAGAAGTTATTTCAAACAAAAAAGATATAGAACTTTCTGCAGGCTCAAGGATATATATTCCAAAAATTCCAGAATTTTACGTATATATTCAAGGGTATGTAAAAAATAAGGGAGAGATAGAGTTTTTAGCTGATGAGAAAAAGACATTAAAAATATTACTTGCAAAAGCTGGTCTTTTAGACGAAGAAGTTGAAAATGAAGGTATAGTGGTGATTAACAATGAGAAAAAATTAAATGCCAAAGATGTAGTTTTTGGAGAACAAGATTACAATTTAAATAAAGGAGACATTGTTCAGGTTTTATACGAACCATTTACTGTTAATGTTGTTGGATTAAAGGGTGGAAGTGTTACACTGCTTCATAACGAGCCGAGGACTTTACCGTATTTGATTAAAAAGATAGGAATTAGTCAGCCTGAATCAATTGAATCAGTTCAGTTGGTAAGAAATGGTAAAATACAGGATTTTGATATTAACACTCTTATTTATCAAAATCCTTCAATTCCACTTGAAAAAAATGATACTATTGTAATTAAAAGTTCTCAGGCAAATGCAGTTTATTTAACGGGAGATATTGCCTCGTATGTAGGTTTTGCCTTAAATGAAAAGATAACGCTACAAAGAATATTAGCAAAAGTTGGACTTTCAGACTATAGAAAAATTGAAAGTATTACATTAAATGGAGAAAAATTAGATTTTAATAAAGACATGGAGATAGAAAAAGGATCAATACTAAATGTAACTTTGAAAAAGCCTATTTATGTAACTGCAATGGGATATATTAAAAACACGGGAAGGGTAGAATTTAACTATTATGAAACAGCAGACCTTAAAACCCTTTTTGGAAAGCTTGGAGGCCTTATTGTAGGTCCTGACTTGTATTATACATCTGATAAGGTTTATGTAATAAGAAATGGGAAAGTTGTAAATACTTTAGATGCTCAAAAGATATATAATGGTGAAGAAAATATGATGCTTGAAGATAATGATTTTGTATTTGTAACTGAAAAAGCTCCAAGGTATGTGTATGTACTTGGAAAAGGAGTTTTAAATAGTATAGTAAAATTCAAAAATACAGAAGAGTTTGATTTTAAAACACTTATTTCAAAAATCGGTGGAATTAAAGATGGAATTAGTAAAACTGTTACCATTTTAAATGGTTCTACGAAAACAACATTTACTTGGAATGAATATACAAATATGGAACTTGAAAATGGTAGCACCATTATATTTGATATTGATACGAAAAATTATGTATTTGTTGTAGATGAAAGTGGAAGACCTAATATGTTTTATCTTAGCAAGGAAAATACAACACTTTATGAGTTAATGAGCAAGGTAAATATTAACAAGGCGTATAAATTTGTAAAACTTACTAGGGATGCAACTGAAAAAATAATTGATATTTCAAACATTGAATATACTTTGTCATTTAATGTAAAACCTGGAGATATTATTAAAGTAATTGATGCTCCACAAAATATAGCATACGTGCTAGGTGAAGTTAATAGACCAGGAGTTATTTCTGTTAATGAGGGAACAACAGTTCTTGAAGCAATTATTTCTGCAGGTTATTTTGGAGCAAAAGCAGCTCCTTCGTCTGTCTACCTATACAAAGGTGGAATAGATGGAGAGGCAATAAAGGTTAACTTAAGTGGAGCAATTAGAGGAGGCAATATTAAAGAAAATCCAAAGATTGAACCAGGAGACATAGTTTATGTACCAGCAGATGCATTTAAAACAGCACTTGACTGGGTGCCAGTTATTAGAAGCTTAATAGGTCTTTATAACGATGTAAACGGGTTAATAAACTAA
- a CDS encoding DegT/DnrJ/EryC1/StrS family aminotransferase translates to MINVTRSIMPDFEKYTQMIEKLWETRWLTNNGEYLVKLEKALEERFNTKCAVVSNGTLALLIAIELFDFPKDSEIITTPFTFVATSSSIIWQKYKPVFVDINPETFNIDPNEIEKKITENTRAILAVHVFGNPCDIEKIEEIAKKHRLKIIYDAAHCFDVYYKGESIYKFGDVSIASFHATKVFHTIEGGAIFSDNDELIRKAKRLRNFGFNEEIEIEDKGINAKMNEFQAAMGLLNLEIVGKEIKKRKKIYESYKEKLKGLVKFQKLSSNITKYNYIYMPVLFENQEQREKAYKKLKEEGYNTRKYFFPSLDTVFNQENQCKTSQEISKRILHLPLYGDLEEKHVEKICTTIEKVVRG, encoded by the coding sequence ATGATCAATGTAACAAGAAGCATAATGCCTGATTTTGAAAAATATACACAGATGATAGAAAAGCTTTGGGAGACAAGATGGCTTACAAACAACGGAGAATATCTAGTAAAGCTTGAAAAAGCATTGGAGGAGAGATTTAATACAAAATGTGCAGTAGTTTCAAATGGTACATTAGCATTACTAATTGCCATAGAGTTGTTCGATTTTCCGAAAGATTCTGAGATAATAACTACTCCGTTTACATTTGTAGCAACATCAAGTTCAATAATTTGGCAAAAATATAAACCAGTATTTGTAGATATAAATCCAGAAACATTTAACATAGACCCTAATGAAATTGAAAAAAAGATAACAGAAAATACAAGAGCGATATTAGCAGTACATGTTTTTGGGAATCCTTGTGATATTGAAAAAATAGAAGAAATAGCAAAGAAACATAGATTAAAGATAATATATGATGCAGCACACTGTTTTGATGTTTATTATAAAGGAGAATCTATTTATAAATTTGGGGATGTATCAATAGCAAGTTTTCATGCAACAAAGGTATTTCATACAATAGAAGGTGGAGCAATATTTTCAGACAATGATGAATTAATAAGGAAAGCAAAAAGATTAAGAAACTTTGGCTTTAATGAAGAAATAGAAATAGAAGATAAAGGGATAAATGCAAAAATGAATGAATTTCAGGCAGCAATGGGATTATTAAATTTAGAGATAGTTGGAAAAGAAATAAAAAAACGCAAAAAAATTTATGAAAGCTACAAAGAAAAATTAAAAGGGTTAGTAAAGTTTCAAAAATTATCAAGTAATATAACAAAATATAATTACATATATATGCCAGTTTTATTTGAGAATCAAGAGCAAAGAGAAAAAGCATACAAAAAATTAAAAGAAGAAGGCTATAACACACGAAAATACTTTTTTCCATCATTAGATACAGTGTTTAATCAAGAAAATCAATGTAAAACATCGCAAGAAATCTCGAAAAGAATTTTACATTTACCGTTGTATGGTGATTTAGAAGAAAAACATGTTGAAAAAATATGTACAACAATAGAAAAAGTTGTTAGGGGGTAA
- a CDS encoding TDP-N-acetylfucosamine:lipid II N-acetylfucosaminyltransferase, giving the protein MYLHILNDNKYSDKFIEFINQNFSISDHHFVTFSKRPKYLDRGKVEIVDIYKLSQIRWLYKKISNADKIFLHSLFRGGKSLMLFLFNRKNLYKTYWVVWGGDLYNYWLKDSHSVREKVLEKLKRKVIKKIYGIIALVQEDYLFAKEKYKTKAKYYYAFYLNPVDFKMLDTFSDQKNKEEKTILIGNSAAPTNNHFEILSSLSKYRLNNFKIICPLSYGSSQEYIKKVCEYGVKLFGDNFIALTEFLSPEEYAKILANVDVAIFAHRRQQALGNILALLYLGKKVYIRSDISSWAFFNRFGIKVFDTKNILDGSEKDIFTFEEKIAIKNREIVLNEFSEERCVQLWKNVFESKLNGRDM; this is encoded by the coding sequence TTGTATCTTCATATTTTAAATGATAATAAATATTCTGATAAATTTATAGAATTTATAAATCAAAATTTTTCTATATCGGATCATCATTTTGTAACGTTTAGTAAACGCCCTAAATATCTTGATAGAGGCAAGGTAGAGATAGTAGATATCTATAAATTAAGTCAAATAAGATGGTTATATAAAAAAATTTCTAATGCCGACAAAATATTTTTACATTCACTTTTTCGTGGTGGAAAAAGTCTGATGTTATTTTTATTTAATAGAAAAAATCTTTATAAGACCTACTGGGTAGTGTGGGGGGGAGACCTTTACAACTATTGGTTAAAAGATTCTCATTCAGTTAGAGAAAAAGTGTTAGAAAAATTGAAGAGAAAAGTAATAAAGAAAATTTATGGAATAATAGCGTTAGTACAGGAAGATTATTTATTTGCTAAAGAAAAATACAAGACAAAAGCAAAATACTATTATGCATTTTATTTAAATCCAGTTGATTTTAAAATGCTGGATACATTTTCAGATCAAAAAAATAAAGAAGAAAAAACAATATTAATTGGAAATTCTGCAGCACCAACCAATAATCATTTTGAAATACTTAGTAGTTTGTCTAAGTATAGACTTAACAATTTCAAAATTATTTGCCCACTTTCCTACGGTAGTTCACAAGAATATATAAAAAAAGTATGTGAATATGGAGTTAAACTATTTGGAGATAACTTTATTGCATTAACAGAATTTCTCTCCCCGGAAGAATATGCCAAGATATTAGCAAATGTAGATGTGGCAATATTCGCACATAGGAGGCAGCAAGCCCTTGGGAATATATTGGCACTTCTTTATCTTGGAAAGAAAGTGTACATAAGAAGTGATATTTCATCTTGGGCGTTTTTTAACAGATTTGGTATCAAAGTATTTGATACTAAAAACATATTAGATGGTTCTGAGAAAGATATATTTACATTTGAAGAAAAGATTGCAATTAAGAATAGAGAGATAGTATTAAATGAATTTTCAGAAGAACGTTGTGTGCAACTTTGGAAAAATGTGTTTGAATCGAAATTGAACGGGAGAGATATGTAA
- a CDS encoding AAA domain-containing protein, protein MLVYEKYKDLEYLFKNFSKEEIDFLDFSYVMKDIESPKEMIKILPKFFILQKIFEIEEKEKDINLIYDSYKSLVEEVKRNISFKMEKVPSHIINFWNERFKYVSSIYENQQLFKEFKRQASKKRKLWSIRKYIETFKDIVLELFPCFLLTPETVSEIFPLVEGMFDVVIFDEASQIFIEKAIPSIYRGKKAVIAGDDKQLRPTSFFMVRDIDDKEEENLESMAAMEEESLLDLAKINFDSTHLLFHYRSRYKELIDFSNHAFYEGRLYVSPNVENFEKPIERIKVNGIWENRQNLEEAQVVVELVDKILKERKENETIGIVTFNITQKELIEDLLDEKVRKDIEFEKLYNAELLRKENEEDKSIFVKNIENVQGDERDIIIFSTGYAPDQFGRLRLNFGALNKDGGENRLNVAISRAKKKIYVVTSIEPEDIKIDNIKNPGPKLLKEYLKYVRAVSLNNKKEAEEILYSLSNISSKDELIFESDFEEEVYEKLSQSKIIKERNLRLHTQVSSSGYRIDIGVYEPRQSKYILGIECDGALYHSSKSARERDIHRQKFLESRGWKIVRIWSKDWWSNPEKEIEKIENILEKMNYKLDQYNDKKITDELLAND, encoded by the coding sequence TTGTTAGTATATGAAAAGTATAAAGATTTAGAATATTTGTTTAAAAATTTTTCAAAAGAAGAAATTGATTTTTTAGATTTTTCCTACGTAATGAAAGATATAGAGTCTCCAAAAGAAATGATAAAAATCCTACCAAAGTTTTTTATCTTACAAAAGATATTTGAAATAGAAGAAAAGGAAAAAGATATAAACCTAATCTATGATTCTTACAAAAGTTTAGTTGAAGAAGTAAAAAGAAACATTTCATTTAAAATGGAGAAAGTGCCCTCACATATAATTAATTTTTGGAATGAAAGATTTAAATATGTGAGCAGTATTTATGAAAACCAGCAATTATTTAAAGAATTTAAAAGGCAAGCATCTAAAAAAAGAAAATTATGGTCAATTAGGAAATACATTGAAACTTTTAAGGATATAGTCTTAGAACTTTTTCCTTGTTTTCTTTTAACACCGGAGACCGTCTCTGAAATTTTCCCACTTGTTGAAGGTATGTTTGATGTGGTTATATTTGATGAAGCATCACAAATTTTTATTGAAAAAGCGATTCCTTCAATTTATAGAGGGAAAAAGGCAGTAATTGCAGGTGATGATAAACAGCTGCGGCCTACTTCATTTTTTATGGTACGTGATATAGATGATAAAGAGGAAGAAAATTTAGAGAGTATGGCAGCAATGGAAGAAGAAAGTTTACTAGACCTTGCAAAGATAAATTTTGATTCTACGCATCTTTTATTCCATTATAGGTCAAGATATAAAGAGTTGATTGATTTTTCAAACCATGCTTTCTATGAAGGTAGATTATATGTCTCACCAAATGTTGAAAATTTTGAAAAGCCGATAGAAAGAATAAAAGTTAATGGAATTTGGGAAAATAGACAAAATCTAGAAGAAGCACAGGTTGTTGTAGAGCTTGTAGATAAAATCTTGAAAGAAAGAAAAGAAAATGAAACTATTGGTATAGTTACATTCAATATCACTCAAAAAGAATTAATAGAAGATTTATTAGATGAGAAAGTAAGAAAGGATATAGAATTTGAAAAATTGTACAATGCAGAATTACTTAGAAAAGAAAATGAAGAAGATAAAAGTATTTTTGTAAAAAACATAGAAAACGTCCAAGGAGATGAGAGGGATATAATAATTTTTTCTACAGGATATGCACCAGACCAATTTGGAAGATTAAGATTAAATTTTGGAGCGTTAAATAAAGATGGAGGAGAAAATAGATTAAACGTTGCAATATCAAGGGCAAAAAAGAAAATATACGTTGTTACATCAATTGAACCAGAAGATATAAAGATTGATAACATCAAAAACCCTGGGCCAAAGCTTTTAAAAGAATATTTGAAATATGTAAGAGCAGTTTCGTTAAATAATAAAAAGGAAGCAGAAGAAATTTTATATTCACTTTCAAATATAAGTTCAAAGGATGAATTAATATTTGAAAGTGATTTTGAAGAAGAAGTATATGAAAAGCTTAGTCAAAGTAAAATAATAAAAGAAAGAAACTTAAGGCTTCATACACAAGTTAGTTCATCTGGATATAGAATTGATATAGGAGTGTATGAACCTAGACAATCAAAATATATACTTGGAATAGAATGTGATGGAGCTTTATATCATAGTTCAAAATCAGCAAGAGAAAGAGATATCCACAGGCAAAAATTTTTAGAATCAAGAGGTTGGAAGATAGTAAGGATATGGAGTAAGGATTGGTGGAGTAATCCTGAAAAAGAAATTGAAAAAATTGAAAATATTTTAGAAAAAATGAATTATAAATTAGATCAGTATAATGACAAAAAAATTACTGATGAGCTACTTGCAAATGATTGA